A stretch of DNA from Shewanella sediminis HAW-EB3:
GCCGATTGACCAGCTAAGCTTTCCCCCCGGGGGACAATCTGAGCATGACTGATGCCATTGACTCTGACGGTCGGGATGATCTCCGAATCCGGGTTAAAGGCGGTCAATGCCTCCAGTTGCGGATTAATTTCACCGACCTCATGGCTGTCATTACTCGGACGCATCATCTCAACTTCGACTAAGCCTAAACTGGTATCCAGCGCGATGAGTCCCGGGTAGATATGTTTCCCGCTGGCATCATAAACTGTCGCCTCGGGAGCGACGAGCTCCTTGCCGATGGCCATTATATTGCCATCTTCTATTAACAGGTCACTATCGGCCTTTACCCCATCGACGGCCGTGTGAATCGTGGCATGTTTAAAGAGGATGGCGGATGTCTGAACCGGCGCAGGTAAAATATCATGGGCCTGAACGGGCATGATGAATGTGCTCAGCATGACGAAGGGGAGGGCTAAGCTATTTTTTAAGACCCCGGATAAGCTTGAGCCTATTTTAATGTGTCCGTTTATCATAGCGAGCTCCTTCCTTGGCTGGATTGTTTCCAAACATCGAACTGAGTATCACAATGCCATTCGGGTTCGCTCTTATCTTCGATGACCTCTCCGGGCGGCAGTGTACTTTCGCTCTCTTCACTGGATAATATCTTTTGAATGAGCTCGGCTCGTTCTGCTGCAATGGACTGCTGCGCCAGCTTATCCTGTTTACGGTCGAAGTAAGGCTTACCCTGGATCCAAGTCGACTCGACCTTAGCGTAAACCGATAGGGGGTTGTGATCCCACAGTACAATATCGGCCTGCTTGCCCTTGGTGATCGAACCTAAATCGGTGTCTACTCCTAGTTGTATCGCAGGATTAATCGTAATCATCTTCCATGCATCTTCGGCGGACATATGACAATACATCATAGATTTGGCCGCCTCTTGATTTAAGCGTCGCTGCATTTCATAGTCATCTGAATTAATGCTGGTGAGTACGCCTTTGTTCTGCATCAGGCAGGTGTTTTGAGGGATCGCATCATAGACCTCAAATTTATAGGCCCACCAGTCGGAGAAGGTCGACGCAGATGCGCCGTGGTCGGCCAACTCCTTTGCAACCTTATACCCCTCGAGAATATGGGTGAAGGTTTTGACTTTAAAGTCGTACGCTTCGGCTAAGCGCAGAAACATTAAGATCTCCGATTGCACATAGGAGTGAATGTGAACATCTCTTTGCAGATCGAGTACTTCTGCTATTGCCGCTAATCGATAGTTAGGCTTAGGTGCAATGTGACGACGTTTTTCACTACTTCTGAGGTATTTATAGGCTTTAAGCTCCTGTTGATAGGCGCGGGCCTCATTAAATGCCTCACTGAAGAGAGACTTGACCCCCATACGGCTCTGGGGGAAGCGGCGGGTAAACTTGTCGCCCCAGTTACTCTGTTTAACGTTTTCACCTAAGGCGAACTTGATACTGGCCGGCGCCTGAGTGTATTTGAGGTTCGCTGCACTCTCTCCCCATCGCATCTGAATCACCTGTGCCTGTCCACCGATAGGGTTGGCACTGCCATGTAATAGTTGCGCCGTGGTCACCCCCCCGGCCAATGCACGGTAGATGGCGATATCATCGGGGTTAAGGATATCCCCTATGCGAACCTCAGAGGTAATAGCGTCTGAGCCTTCGTTGGTGCCACCATTGATAGCGATATGTGAGTGTTCATCGATAATACCTGCCGTCAGATGCTTACCGCTTGCATCGATAAGCCGGTAACCGGATGGGGTGGACAGGTTTTTACCCAGGCGTTCAATTTTACCCCGGGAGATGAGCAGATCGGTATTTTCCAGTATCCCCTGTTCATCGGAGGTCCAGATGGTGGCATTGCTGATATGCAGTTTCTCTGATCCAACTGAGCCCTCAATACCATAGGCGACATTAGGTTTAGTGAGCCTGGAGATGAGGGAACTCTCAGGTTTATCCTCTGCAAGTGGCGCAGCGATCAATTTTTCTGTGAGTATTCCAGCTATCGGTGTCAGGGTGTTGTGCTTATCCAGCATACGTCCACGCAGTCCCTGACTATCGAACCATAGCGTAAACCGGTTGACCCCTTCGAATCCGGCGTCGCTCATTTCGGCCGTAAAGTTCAGCCTTTTATCGTGATAGGAGACATTTGATAGCGTTATCTCCTGTTCGCCGCTGGAAAGCGTGCCGGTAATTTTATCACTGTTGGCTTTGCTATTATCCAACGTGAGGTCCAGGGTTAGATCGCCAATTTGGAGCTGGTAGGTTAAATCTAATAGTCGATCGTTTCGGTCAATGAGTTGCAGCTCATCACCTTGCAGCCATACGCTGTGTATGGAGCCATCTTTAAATAGGTTGCCCTTGGAGACGACCAGATCGGCCATATAGCCGGGTTTTAATCGGCCGCTGAAGTCTGCGATGCCGGCTACCTCTGCTGCTTCGGTCGTTAATGCGGCTAATGCTGTATCTTCACTAAGGCCATACTCAATAGCCTGTTTAAGCCTCGGCCAGAAAGCATCGCTTTTAATACCATGTTGAGTTAAAGCGAAGGGCACCTTGGCGCGCTCAACCGTCATCGGATTAGCCGGAGCGCGATCCCAATGTCTCATCTTTGCCAGTGAAACCTCCCTTTCTGCATCATCGTCACCGACCTCGGGTGCTGCAGGAAAGTTCAGAGGCAAAATTAAACCGTAAGAAAATGCACTGAGTTCATCAATACGCGCATATTCTTTACCGTTTCCTAATAGTGTGGCCTTGATCTCATGATCGATTGAAATTTGAGCGGCTCTTAGTTGGTCGTTTAGATTATCGGTATCGAAGACGATCTGCTCATTTTCGATATTTGAAAGTTTATCTAAGGCATTATTAAATTCGACAATGTTATTTCCGGTTTTAGAAAATGATTTGCTCTTATTCTCTTTATACCAAGTGGCATCGGCTAAGGTTTGCCTAATAAGCGCAATGCTTCCCATTAATGATGTGGGGTAGTCTTGGGGGGAGCTGCCTTTATCGAATGCTAAGAAATGAGCCGAATTCGAGCGATATATTATTTCATTCGCCGTTTTATCAGCTAGAGATAATGTAACGCCCTGACCGCGGAATATTCCATCCTGATAGCTGCTTTGTACACTTGTGAAACCATTGTTTATCCATTTGTTAGCTTGTTCACTATTAGGGTAAACATAGTTAAACCATTCTTTTTCTGAATGAATTGCCCCATTTTTGGCGTTGCCGCCTATACGCTTTATTTCATAAATGGGTGGTGTGGCTTCAACTTTAGGATATTCAAACTCGATGCCGTAATCGGTAAAGGGGTCAATAAAGCCGGGGTAGATGGTATAACCTTTTAAGTCGATGACATATGCCTGTGAAGGCACCTTATTATTTTTAATTATCTCGATAATCTTATTGTTTTCGATTAGAAGTGTCGCATCATCGAGTATCTTACCGGGTTCTATCATGAGTCTGGCATGGGTGAGTGCCGTTGTTTTAGGAGTATTATCAGTTAGTTGGTCATTTGCTTCCACTGCGGAGACATAGGGAAGTACTAAAGCCGCGAGTATGATTATTGTTTTTATTTTGCGATTCATAGTAGGGGTTATATCGATAAACGAAACATGAGGGAAAGGTTATCTTAATCTTTATGTAAACACCAATTCCTCATAGTGTTTTAACTTAATTAAAAACGCTTCTTAGAGGCATAAAAAAACCGGCCAGGCCGGTTTAATATAGAATGTACTGATGTAAGGTTAGATGAGGAAGTCATCCATGTTACGGCCTTTATCGAGTTCATTTTTAAATACAGTCGGCATACGGCCTTGGCCAGTCCAGGTGATGGTCTCACCATTAGCATCGATTGTATATTTAGCCGGACGAGGTGCGCGCTTCTTAGGAGCAGGTTTAATAGCAGCAGTACCTAGATCGTCAATCGATAACCCAACAGCTTCCATCTGCTTACGGATTTCATCGATTTTAGCATTGCGATCAGCCATTGCAGCATTAACAGCTTCAGCTTCTGATTCTCTTTCCGAGATAATTTTATCGAGCTTGACGGCTAATTCTTTTAAATCTTCAACAGACAGTTCTTTGACTGCGGCTTTAAAACGACGGCCATGAGTTAGTATTTCAAGAAAATCGCTCATAATTATTGGGGTCCAATTAATAAAAGTAAGTAACAGATATTTCTGATGGATAATAATAGGAATTAATAGAGCAAGTATCAAATAGTATTTGTATTTATTGCTCAATAATTAAATATATCATATAAACGGCTCATATTTTGATTATTTAAATAACCAAAAGTAACCAAAAATAACCATTTTGAACAAAGCCCGCTTCAAAAATACAAACGGTCGTTTGAATCGCTGTTGACGTTAACGTTAACAGCACGTAAAGTGAGTCTACTTAAGTGTAGGTTCACCCCTACTCCAACTCCGCTAGAATATGACGTAAAGGAAGCCCTATGAAAGTATTGGTGCCAGTTAAGCGCGTCGTTGATGCTAATGTAAAAGTCAGGGTTAATGCTGACAATACAGGTGTCGATACCGCAAATTTGAAGATGGCGATAAACCCTTTCTGTGAAATTGCTGTAGAGGAAGCCGTACGCTTAAAGGAGGCCGGAGTGGCTTCTGAAGTTGTTGTGGTTACTGTGGGCCCTAAAGCGGCTCAAGAGCAGTTACGTACCGCTATGGCTTTAGGTGCAGACCGAGGCGTTCATATTGAAACGGATGAGGAGTTGGTGCCTCTGTCGATAGCAAAATTACTTAACGCTGTGCAGAGTAGAGAAGAAGCACAACTTATTATCTTAGGTAAGCAATCTATCGATGGTGATAATAACCAAACTGGTCAGATGTTGGCAGCCTTAGGCAAGATGCCCCAAGCTACGTTTGCTTCAGAAGTTAAGGTTGAGGGAGGTCAGTTAGCGATCACCCGTGAGATAGACGGTGGATTGCAAAGCATTACTCTGCCGCTTCCAGCCGTCGTTACTGCCGATCTGCGTTTGAATGAACCGCGTTATGCCAAGCTTCCTAATATAATGAAAGCCAAACGTAAGCCGTTAGATACCCTCTCTATTGATGACTTAGGGGTAAGCCTGAAGTCTCATCAAAAAGTATTGAAAGTGACACCACCTGCCGAGCGTAAAGGTGGTGTGATGCTTGCGTCTGTTGCAGAGCTTGTTGAAAAGCTGAAAAATGAAGCGAAGGTGATCTAATGGCAATTTTAGTAATAGCAGAACATGATAATGCCAGTTTAAAACTGGATACTGCCAAAGTTGTTGCCTGTGCTCAGGCTATCGGCAGTGATGTGGATGTGTTGGTTGCCGGACACGAATGTGGCGCCGTTGTTGAAGCGACCACTAAACTGTCTGGTGTTAGAAGTGTGTTGGTTGCCGATGCGGCCGTGTACGCTAACGCTTTTGCAGATAATACTTCTGAGCTGATCGTAGGCATCGCTTCAGACTATGAACATATTTTGGCTGCGGCTACGAGTCACGGCAAAGATATGCTTCCTCGTGTTTCGGCGCTTCTAGATGTGGCTCAACTGTCAGAGGTCGTTGAGGTGGTTAGCCCTGATACTTTTGTTCGTCCAATCTATGCGGGTAGTGCAATGGCTACTGTGCAGAGTCTTGATGATAAGAAAGTGATGACGGTGCGCTCTAGTGCATTCGATGCTGTGGCTAACGATGGCGCCGCTGTGACGGTATCAATCGAAAAAGTCAGCGATTCACTGTCTCAGTTTGTATCCCAGAGCCTGACAGAGTCCGAACGCCCGGAACTGGGTGCTGCTTCAGTGGTGGTATCGGGTGGTCGTGGCTTGGGTAGCAGTGATAACTTCGCTATTTTAGAGCAGCTTGCCGATAAACTGGGTGGCGCTTTAGGCGCATCTCGTGCGGCCGTTGACGCAGGATTTGTTCCCAATGATCTTCAAGTGGGTCAAACGGGTAAAATTGTCGCGCCGGATCTCTACATTGCGGTGGGGATCTCCGGTGCTATTCAGCATCTTGCCGGGATGAAAGATTCAAAAGTTATCGTCGCAATCAACAAAGATCCAGAAGCGCCAATTTTCCAAATTGCCGATTACGGCTTGGAAGCCGATCTTTTTGAAGCGGTTCCACAACTGCTCGAGCTCGTATAGGTATGTGAATGCAATGTGATGCGCAGGTTGCCAGGGCATTAATTTACACTAAATAAGCGTGAACTCGATCACATTGAGCGGCTTTGGGGTAGAATCCTCAAAGCCGCTTATGTTTTTATGACCTTCACGTTTTTTGGAGCCATTCCAATTAACGTCCTGAGAAGTAGAGGTGCATTAAATATCAGTAGTGATAGCCAGGGTGATTCCGTTTATCTATCATGAAAGGATTTGATGCCGAAGTAGTAAAACATATCAAGGTTTACTGCTGGGGCTGACATCGAATAGGTGCGGCACTGCCATAGTATTTCTTATCCGGAAGATAAGAAGATTTTATACCTTTTAACATAGGGTATTGCTATGGAGCGCTACTGATAGGACAGGTGTTTTCTGAGATATTTCTAGTATCCCACCAGTTCAGTCGCCCTCCATTCGTACTTAAAACGAAGAAAATACATCAATGACAACTTTAAGTTATGCCGATTCGGCACTTTCATTGCTACCTCCTGTGGTTGCGATTTTGCTGGCGATAGTTACTCGTCGGGTTTTACTCTCTTTAGGGATAGGAATTTTACTGGGTGTGGTATTGATCACCGACTTTTCGGCGGTGAGTTCCGGTCAGTATCTGGGTGAGCAGGTTGTAGGGCTCTTCTGGGACGATGGCAGCATCAATAGCTGGAACATCTATCTGTTAGGCTTCCTTATTTTACTGGGCATGATCACGGCGCTTATCACGGTCAGTGGCGCAGCTAAAGCCTTCGCCGATTGGGCTCGCACTAAGATCAGAAATAAACGCGATGCAAAATTACTGACCATGTTCTTAGGTTGCGTCATATTTATCGACGACTACTTTAATAGCCTGGTCGTGGGTAGTGTTGCCAGACCCTTAACGGACAGGTATTACATCTCACGCAGTAAGTTAGCTTATCTGCTTGATTCTACTGCCGCACCGATTTGTGTTATCTCACCGGTTTCCAGCTGGGGTGCCTATATCATAGCGCTGATCGGCGGTATCTTAACGGCGCATGGTTTTACCGATTCCGGACATCTGAGTGTGTTTATCCAGATGATCCCGATGAACTTCTATGCCATCTTCGCTCTTTTATTGCTGCTTTGTGTCGCCTTCATGGGGCTCGATATCGGTCCTATGCGCCAACATGAGCTCAATGCGCAAAAAGGTAACCTTTATGATGAAGCGAAAGGGTTACCACCAGGGGCCAACTCGGATCTACCCGAGGCCGATAATGGAAAAATCTTAGGTCTGTTCCTGCCTATTACCGTGCTGGTGTTTGCGACTTTTTACTTTATGGTCAGCAGCGGTGGCGATGCATTAGCAGCCAAGGGGCTGGAGTTTACTCTTCTGGGCGCATTTGAAAATACAGATGTTGCATCTTCACTATTTTTCGGTGCTGCAATCGGTTTCGCATCTACACTTGCATTAGTGCTTTTCCAGGGGCTGAATAAGTCATATATCCTTCAGGGTATGGTTGCCGGCGCACGCTCTATGTTGCCCGCTATCTACATTCTTCTTTTTGCCTGGACGATTGCCGGGGTGATTGGCCAGCTCGAAACGGGTAAGTATATGGCAAGCTTAGCGACGGGTAATATTCCCTTTGCACTGCTGCCTGCCGTGTTATTTGTGCTTGCCGGACTGACTGCGTTTTCGACCGGAACGAGTTGGGGAACGTTTGGTATCATGTTGCCGATTGCCGCTGATATGGCGATGGGGACACATACCAATATGATGTTACCTATGTTGGCATCGGTACTCGCCGGGGCGGTATTCGGAGATCACTGTTCACCTATCTCAGATACCACCATTCTCTCATCGACAGGGGCGAATTGTCACCATATCGACCATGTGATCACTCAGTTGCCTTATGCCTTGATTGTTGCGGTGATAAGTTTAGCCGGTTACACAGTACTGGGTTTCACCGAGTCTTTAGCCGCAGGTTTCGCTACCTGTAGTATCTTGTTTGTCATCTCGGTTATAGTGCTTAAGATTAAAGTGAACAGGAGAGCCTGATAAGTTAAGGCTATCGGTTTTAACACTATCGGTTTTAACACTATCGGTGATAAAAGCTGTATATAAAGAAAGCCACTCATAATGAGTGGCTTTCTTATATTTGATAGTAAACGGTTTATTCTTTAGCTGAACACTTGTGGTTACTTGTCCAGGCCGCGGCGTTTAAGCAGGGCCTCGGTTGTCGGCTCTTGTCCCCTGAATGCTTTGTAAGCTTCCATTGGGGCGACACTGTTACCGACCTCTCTGATCGTCTTACGGAATTTCATGCCTATTTCACGATTTAATCCGCCTTGAGTTTGAACATAAGCGAAGGCATCGGCGGCGAGGATCTCACTCCACATGTAAGCGTAATAGCTTGATGAGTAACCGCCCGGGAAGGCGTGAGCAAAATAAGTTGATTTATAGCGAGGTGGAACCGCTGGCAGGTCTACACCATGCTTTTTCAACGCGGCGGCTTCGAAACTGACGACATCCTGCAATGGCGCTCCCGCTTTAAGTGAATGCCACTCTAAATCCAACAGGGCGGCCGACATATATTCTAATGTGTCGAAGCCTTGATTGAAGCTGCGAGACTTTAACAGTTTATTGAGCAGATCTTCGGGGATAGACTCACCTGTTTCATAGTGTTTAGCATAGTTTTCCAGCACTTTTGGATGGGCGGCCCAATCTTCTTCGAATGTCGATGGGAATTCGACAAAATCACGGGATACGGCGGTGCCGGATAAACTGGGGTAGGTGACTTTCGAGAACATACCATGGGTGCCATGTCCCATCTCATGGAACATGGTAGTGACTTCATCATAACTGACGAATGTTGGCTCTCCATCGGGGGCTTTTTTTATGTTCATCACATTGACGACAACAGGTTTACTGTTCAATAAGCCAGATTGAGTGACAAATGAGCTCATCCAGGCACCACCACGTTTTCCTTCCCGTGCGAAGTAATCGGCGTAGAAGATGGCCATGCTGCTGCCATCGTTATCAAACATCTCGTAGGCCTTTACATCCGGATGGTAAACCGGCAGATCCGGGCGAGGCTTGAATGTGACACCATAGAGATCCTCTAGGGTGAAAAATACGCCATCTTTGAGTACGCGATTAAATTCGAAATAGGGCTTTATCGAGTCACCGTCGAGATCAAATTTCTCTTTACGTACCAGTTCGGCGTAATAAGCCCAATCCCACGGTGACAGTTCAAACTCGCCACCGGTTTTGGTTATCATGGCTTGAATATCGTCGGCTTCTTTCTGAGTGTTGGCGATGACCGCTGGAACCATAGAGCCAAACATCTTATAAACGGCTTCTGGGGTCTTAGCCATCTGAGGCGTTAAGCGATAGTCTGCCCAGCTTTCATAGCCAAGTAACTCGGCTCGCTCCGAGCGTAACTGTGCCAATCTGGCCACTAAACTGGCGGTCTCATTTTCACCACTGAGGCCACGGTTCGATGACAGCTCCCATACCTTTTGGCGCAGCTCTCGGTTATCGAGTTGAGACAGTACAGGTTGGCGTGTGGTGTTGGTGATGTTGAGCTGGTACTTATTGCTGTGACCATTTGCATCGGCGTCAGCCTTGGCTGCCCTGATTGCACTTTCAGACAGGCCTGCGAGCTGCTGCTTATCATCGATAACCAGGGCTATCTCTTTTGTCATACGCATCAAGCGTTGTGCAAACTCATTGGTCAGTGTCGATTGTTCCTCATTGAGGACGCGGATCTGCTGTTTCTGACTATCGGTGAGTTTGGCTCCGGCCATCACGAATCTTTGGTGATA
This window harbors:
- a CDS encoding Na+/H+ antiporter NhaC family protein, encoding MTTLSYADSALSLLPPVVAILLAIVTRRVLLSLGIGILLGVVLITDFSAVSSGQYLGEQVVGLFWDDGSINSWNIYLLGFLILLGMITALITVSGAAKAFADWARTKIRNKRDAKLLTMFLGCVIFIDDYFNSLVVGSVARPLTDRYYISRSKLAYLLDSTAAPICVISPVSSWGAYIIALIGGILTAHGFTDSGHLSVFIQMIPMNFYAIFALLLLLCVAFMGLDIGPMRQHELNAQKGNLYDEAKGLPPGANSDLPEADNGKILGLFLPITVLVFATFYFMVSSGGDALAAKGLEFTLLGAFENTDVASSLFFGAAIGFASTLALVLFQGLNKSYILQGMVAGARSMLPAIYILLFAWTIAGVIGQLETGKYMASLATGNIPFALLPAVLFVLAGLTAFSTGTSWGTFGIMLPIAADMAMGTHTNMMLPMLASVLAGAVFGDHCSPISDTTILSSTGANCHHIDHVITQLPYALIVAVISLAGYTVLGFTESLAAGFATCSILFVISVIVLKIKVNRRA
- a CDS encoding H-NS histone family protein, with the protein product MSDFLEILTHGRRFKAAVKELSVEDLKELAVKLDKIISERESEAEAVNAAMADRNAKIDEIRKQMEAVGLSIDDLGTAAIKPAPKKRAPRPAKYTIDANGETITWTGQGRMPTVFKNELDKGRNMDDFLI
- a CDS encoding M3 family metallopeptidase, with amino-acid sequence MHKTLLAVTITATLALSACSGTATTQQKSTSASQTEHLQTQSLQTQNPLFQASTLQYQAPDFSLIKDEHFQPALEQGITEHYQQVLEIANNPEPATFANTIVALETSGELLNRTSKVFYNLAGSNSNPTLRAIQGEMAPKMAAHSDNINLNTKLFKRIDNLYLSRNELDLTPEAIRLIEKYHQRFVMAGAKLTDSQKQQIRVLNEEQSTLTNEFAQRLMRMTKEIALVIDDKQQLAGLSESAIRAAKADADANGHSNKYQLNITNTTRQPVLSQLDNRELRQKVWELSSNRGLSGENETASLVARLAQLRSERAELLGYESWADYRLTPQMAKTPEAVYKMFGSMVPAVIANTQKEADDIQAMITKTGGEFELSPWDWAYYAELVRKEKFDLDGDSIKPYFEFNRVLKDGVFFTLEDLYGVTFKPRPDLPVYHPDVKAYEMFDNDGSSMAIFYADYFAREGKRGGAWMSSFVTQSGLLNSKPVVVNVMNIKKAPDGEPTFVSYDEVTTMFHEMGHGTHGMFSKVTYPSLSGTAVSRDFVEFPSTFEEDWAAHPKVLENYAKHYETGESIPEDLLNKLLKSRSFNQGFDTLEYMSAALLDLEWHSLKAGAPLQDVVSFEAAALKKHGVDLPAVPPRYKSTYFAHAFPGGYSSSYYAYMWSEILAADAFAYVQTQGGLNREIGMKFRKTIREVGNSVAPMEAYKAFRGQEPTTEALLKRRGLDK
- a CDS encoding amidohydrolase family protein, producing the protein MNRKIKTIIILAALVLPYVSAVEANDQLTDNTPKTTALTHARLMIEPGKILDDATLLIENNKIIEIIKNNKVPSQAYVIDLKGYTIYPGFIDPFTDYGIEFEYPKVEATPPIYEIKRIGGNAKNGAIHSEKEWFNYVYPNSEQANKWINNGFTSVQSSYQDGIFRGQGVTLSLADKTANEIIYRSNSAHFLAFDKGSSPQDYPTSLMGSIALIRQTLADATWYKENKSKSFSKTGNNIVEFNNALDKLSNIENEQIVFDTDNLNDQLRAAQISIDHEIKATLLGNGKEYARIDELSAFSYGLILPLNFPAAPEVGDDDAEREVSLAKMRHWDRAPANPMTVERAKVPFALTQHGIKSDAFWPRLKQAIEYGLSEDTALAALTTEAAEVAGIADFSGRLKPGYMADLVVSKGNLFKDGSIHSVWLQGDELQLIDRNDRLLDLTYQLQIGDLTLDLTLDNSKANSDKITGTLSSGEQEITLSNVSYHDKRLNFTAEMSDAGFEGVNRFTLWFDSQGLRGRMLDKHNTLTPIAGILTEKLIAAPLAEDKPESSLISRLTKPNVAYGIEGSVGSEKLHISNATIWTSDEQGILENTDLLISRGKIERLGKNLSTPSGYRLIDASGKHLTAGIIDEHSHIAINGGTNEGSDAITSEVRIGDILNPDDIAIYRALAGGVTTAQLLHGSANPIGGQAQVIQMRWGESAANLKYTQAPASIKFALGENVKQSNWGDKFTRRFPQSRMGVKSLFSEAFNEARAYQQELKAYKYLRSSEKRRHIAPKPNYRLAAIAEVLDLQRDVHIHSYVQSEILMFLRLAEAYDFKVKTFTHILEGYKVAKELADHGASASTFSDWWAYKFEVYDAIPQNTCLMQNKGVLTSINSDDYEMQRRLNQEAAKSMMYCHMSAEDAWKMITINPAIQLGVDTDLGSITKGKQADIVLWDHNPLSVYAKVESTWIQGKPYFDRKQDKLAQQSIAAERAELIQKILSSEESESTLPPGEVIEDKSEPEWHCDTQFDVWKQSSQGRSSL
- a CDS encoding electron transfer flavoprotein subunit alpha/FixB family protein; its protein translation is MAILVIAEHDNASLKLDTAKVVACAQAIGSDVDVLVAGHECGAVVEATTKLSGVRSVLVADAAVYANAFADNTSELIVGIASDYEHILAAATSHGKDMLPRVSALLDVAQLSEVVEVVSPDTFVRPIYAGSAMATVQSLDDKKVMTVRSSAFDAVANDGAAVTVSIEKVSDSLSQFVSQSLTESERPELGAASVVVSGGRGLGSSDNFAILEQLADKLGGALGASRAAVDAGFVPNDLQVGQTGKIVAPDLYIAVGISGAIQHLAGMKDSKVIVAINKDPEAPIFQIADYGLEADLFEAVPQLLELV
- a CDS encoding electron transfer flavoprotein subunit beta/FixA family protein, producing MKVLVPVKRVVDANVKVRVNADNTGVDTANLKMAINPFCEIAVEEAVRLKEAGVASEVVVVTVGPKAAQEQLRTAMALGADRGVHIETDEELVPLSIAKLLNAVQSREEAQLIILGKQSIDGDNNQTGQMLAALGKMPQATFASEVKVEGGQLAITREIDGGLQSITLPLPAVVTADLRLNEPRYAKLPNIMKAKRKPLDTLSIDDLGVSLKSHQKVLKVTPPAERKGGVMLASVAELVEKLKNEAKVI